The Bifidobacterium animalis subsp. animalis ATCC 25527 genomic interval CGCGTGCCGCTCGTTCACTCACAGGTCGAGGAAGTGATCGAGTCCGACGGTGAGTCCCAGAAACTCGCCGGAATCGATCTTGCGCACGGCGAGCAGCACGCCGGGCATGAACGAGATGCGGTCGAAGGAATCCGCTCGAATCACCAACTGTTCACCGGCATTGCCGAGCAGCACCTCCTCGTGGGCGTTCAGTCCGCGCAGACGCACCGCATGCACGTGCACACCGTCGATCACCGCACCGCGGGAACCGTCGTCGGTCTGCGTGTTGTCGGGCATCTCACCCAGACCGGCCGCCTTGCGGGCGTCGGCAATCGCGTGGGCAGTGTGGATGGCGGTGCCGGACGGTGCATCGACCTTGTCGGGGTGATGCAGTTCGATCACCTCGGCGGATTCGAAATAGGGGGCGGCGATGCGCGCGAACACATCTGCAAGCACGGCGGAGATCGCGAAATTCGGCGCAATGAACACGCTCTGCTTGCGACCGTCGATCGTCTCGGTCTCCGCGAGTGCGGCGCGCACCTGGTCGAGCTTCTCGTCGGTCCAACCGGTGGTGCCGACGACAACGTTGACGCCCTGCCTCACGAGCGTGAGCACATTGTTCAGACTCACCGCGGGCACCGTGAACTCGACGACCACATCAGTGTTCTGCGGCGTGATCTGCGTCAGATCATCGCCGGCGTCAAGAGCGAGCGCCAACTCGGTGTCGTCGGCGGCCCGCACCGCCTCGACCACGTGCGAACCCATGCGTCCCTTGGCTCCGACCACGGAAACTCGAATCATACTTCCTCCCTTGGGGTTGTGTGTGCATCTGCACCTAAGAGTAATTCGTGGCGTGCATCACGCGTTCGGGTCGACGGCCTGCGCCTTGCGGGAGGCGACATACCAGCCGAGCACGGCGAAGGGGATCGCGGCGAGCGTGTACATCCACGTCGTCATCACGCCGGCATGTGCATCGATGTGGTCGAGCACCATGCCGCCGACCAGCGAACCCATCGCGGCGCCGATCTGCCCAGCCGTGGTGAGCCATGAGAGTCCCTCAGTCAGCTGGCTCTCCGGCACCGTGTCTTTCACAATGAGATTGCCTGTGGCAAACATTGGCGAAACGACCAGGCCGGCAAGCAGTTCGACGATGCCAAGCACCCAGTAGGTGTCCATCGTCACGCGCATCAGCATGAAGCCCACGGCGAGAATGCACAGGCACACGATGAGCCGGCGCCAATGCGAACCGCGATGCTGGCGGGAGCCGAAGTAGAATGCGCCAATGCACGAACCGACGGCGATCATTGCCAGCTGGAGCCCCAGGAAGCGGTCGAGATGGTCGGCCTCCATCTGGCCGGTCATCGACACGTCGAAAGTGGTGAAGCTCATGTTGAAGCAGATGAACGCGAGCATCAACGGCAGAATCCCGGCGTACAGCAGCACGTTGCGCGTGGTCCTGCGCGACTGGCTCACCATGCCACGGTGCTTGCGCTCCACACCGGCACGCTGCCCGGCGACGTGCGAGCCATCTGCCTCGGCGGCGAAACCGGAACGCGCCATGAGCACATCGTCGTCGTCACCGTTCACCCGCACTGTCTCCACGGCGTGCAACACCGGCGGTTGCGTGGATCTGAGCGAGAAAAAGATGCCGCCGCCAATCGCGCAGGCGGCGGTCGGCACGAACAGCTGCGAAACGGGGTGCACCGACGTGGCGAGCGTAGCAGCGAGAATGGGGCCGAAAATGAACACGATCTCGTCGATCGCCGCTTCGAGCGCATACGCGGTGTTGAGCAGATCCATGTTGTCGGTGCGTTCGAGCAAGTAGGTCCATCGGGTGCGCACGAGTGCGCCGAATGAGAACTGCGTGGCACCCATGACCACGGCGAGCACGAACAGCAATGGGATCGGCACGCGGGCAAGCGCTGCGAAGGCGAAGGCGAGCATGACGATCACCTGCACGGTGAGCGCGACACGGCCCACCTTCACTTGGCCGAAGCGGTCGAACAGGCGCGCGTAGAACGGGGTCACGGCGGCGACGGCCAGAATGTAGACGGCGCTCATCGCCCCGGCCACGGTCCAGTTGTCGTACAGATGGTTGAGCGCGAGCACGATTCCCAGGCTCATCATCGACATCGGCAGGCGTGCGAAGGCCGCGGAGAGGCAGAACGCCTTGGCGCCCTTGAGCCTGAAGAGTCGTGCGTACGGCGAGCCTGAGCCTTTCGTCTTCTGCATCGCCCCATCGGTCGTTTTGGGAAGGTTGGATGGCTTCGAACTCATACGGTCGGCACCTCGCCTCGGTACACGAACATGTCGTCGCGAATGCCATCGGCACGCTCGTTGTCTTCCGGATGGTCCGCGCGCAGCCGTTCAGCCACGCGTTGCAACCCGTGATGTTCGTAATAGGTGTAGTCGCAGCTGGTGTCGGTGTGCAGGTAGAACGCGTACACGCCGTTCGCGCGGAAGCCCTGCAGCAGTGCATTCCACAACGCGCCTCCCACGCCATGGCCCTTGACCGCCGGATTGACCATAAACAGCAGCAATTCGGCCTGCGCGCTCTGCCCGACCCCGCTATGCAGTTCGAGTTGGTGGTCGGTGTCACGGAAATGGTCGAATCCGGAGCGCATCATCTTGGCGATCGGATGCTCGTCGATGATCTGCCGCAGGTCGCCGAGCATGCCCTCCGCCTGGGGGAACGCCAGCGGCTGCCCGTCGATGTGCGCCAACGTGACGCCGGCGAACTCGCCGTCGGCCTTCACCGCCACGCAGGACGCCGTGGCGGACCGCATGTATTCCAGCACGAAGTACTTCGCCAGTTCGAACGCCATGGGGGTGCCGGTCAACGGTGCCGCCTGCGGCCATACCTCGTCGAACACCCTGGCCACAGCCTGCAGGTCGCCGAGGGTCATCGCACGCAGGGTGAGATCGCGGTTCGCCGTGCTCGACGCACTGGCAACGTTGTCATGTCGATTATTGGTGTCGCTCATATCACTCCTCACATCGAGTCAGTCATATGCGCCCGCCCGCATATTCGCCAACGATGCACGACGCGCGGAAGGCCGTGACGTGCGTTTCCCCGCCACCTATGGCCGCCGTTCCGCGCACGCCGCCCGATGCCCATGTCGCATGGGTCACGCTGAGTCGTATGCGTTGGCATGAAA includes:
- the dapB gene encoding 4-hydroxy-tetrahydrodipicolinate reductase, giving the protein MIRVSVVGAKGRMGSHVVEAVRAADDTELALALDAGDDLTQITPQNTDVVVEFTVPAVSLNNVLTLVRQGVNVVVGTTGWTDEKLDQVRAALAETETIDGRKQSVFIAPNFAISAVLADVFARIAAPYFESAEVIELHHPDKVDAPSGTAIHTAHAIADARKAAGLGEMPDNTQTDDGSRGAVIDGVHVHAVRLRGLNAHEEVLLGNAGEQLVIRADSFDRISFMPGVLLAVRKIDSGEFLGLTVGLDHFLDL
- a CDS encoding MFS transporter, with translation MSSKPSNLPKTTDGAMQKTKGSGSPYARLFRLKGAKAFCLSAAFARLPMSMMSLGIVLALNHLYDNWTVAGAMSAVYILAVAAVTPFYARLFDRFGQVKVGRVALTVQVIVMLAFAFAALARVPIPLLFVLAVVMGATQFSFGALVRTRWTYLLERTDNMDLLNTAYALEAAIDEIVFIFGPILAATLATSVHPVSQLFVPTAACAIGGGIFFSLRSTQPPVLHAVETVRVNGDDDDVLMARSGFAAEADGSHVAGQRAGVERKHRGMVSQSRRTTRNVLLYAGILPLMLAFICFNMSFTTFDVSMTGQMEADHLDRFLGLQLAMIAVGSCIGAFYFGSRQHRGSHWRRLIVCLCILAVGFMLMRVTMDTYWVLGIVELLAGLVVSPMFATGNLIVKDTVPESQLTEGLSWLTTAGQIGAAMGSLVGGMVLDHIDAHAGVMTTWMYTLAAIPFAVLGWYVASRKAQAVDPNA
- a CDS encoding GNAT family N-acetyltransferase — its product is MSDTNNRHDNVASASSTANRDLTLRAMTLGDLQAVARVFDEVWPQAAPLTGTPMAFELAKYFVLEYMRSATASCVAVKADGEFAGVTLAHIDGQPLAFPQAEGMLGDLRQIIDEHPIAKMMRSGFDHFRDTDHQLELHSGVGQSAQAELLLFMVNPAVKGHGVGGALWNALLQGFRANGVYAFYLHTDTSCDYTYYEHHGLQRVAERLRADHPEDNERADGIRDDMFVYRGEVPTV